A region from the Corallococcus caeni genome encodes:
- a CDS encoding SPFH domain-containing protein, with amino-acid sequence MGLTVVLLFLAAAVVFAMVTGVRIVPQAKVMVVERLGKFHRVASSGLNILIPFMDSPRAMEMRAGNRFTRNTLVDLREQVMGFETVQVITHDNVNMEVGSVIYYQIVDPGRALYQVENLALAIEQLTMTNLRNVMGGLTLDQTLTSRETVNTKLRMVLDEATEKWGVKVTRVELREIEPPQAIKSAMAKQMTAERERRAEVTKAEGDKAAAILQAEGEKISRILRAEAERDAEIARAEGHKRAVMLEAEGKAEATRLTFEAIHTGRATPEVLALRYLETLQELGKGDNKMFVPYEATTALGSIAMLKEVFANEAPATAPEAPRLPAPRPPSAAALSAQALARNAAANATLPATRRVQPPPSDE; translated from the coding sequence ATGGGACTGACCGTTGTTCTGCTGTTCCTGGCCGCCGCCGTCGTGTTCGCGATGGTCACGGGCGTGCGCATCGTCCCCCAGGCCAAGGTGATGGTGGTGGAGCGGCTGGGGAAGTTCCACCGCGTGGCCTCCAGCGGCCTCAACATCCTCATCCCCTTCATGGACAGCCCGCGCGCCATGGAGATGCGCGCCGGCAACCGCTTCACGCGCAACACGCTGGTGGACCTGCGCGAGCAGGTCATGGGCTTCGAGACCGTCCAGGTCATCACCCATGACAACGTCAACATGGAGGTCGGCTCGGTCATCTACTACCAGATCGTCGACCCGGGCCGGGCGCTCTACCAGGTGGAGAACCTGGCGCTCGCCATCGAGCAGCTCACCATGACGAACCTGCGCAACGTCATGGGCGGCCTCACGCTGGATCAGACGCTCACCAGCCGCGAGACGGTCAACACCAAGCTGCGCATGGTGCTGGACGAGGCCACGGAGAAGTGGGGCGTGAAGGTGACGCGCGTGGAGCTGCGCGAGATTGAACCGCCCCAGGCCATCAAGTCCGCCATGGCCAAGCAGATGACCGCCGAGCGCGAGCGCCGCGCGGAGGTCACCAAGGCGGAGGGCGACAAGGCCGCCGCCATCCTCCAGGCCGAAGGCGAGAAGATCTCCCGCATCCTGCGCGCGGAGGCCGAGCGCGACGCGGAGATCGCCCGCGCGGAGGGCCACAAGCGCGCCGTCATGCTGGAGGCCGAGGGCAAGGCCGAGGCCACCCGCCTCACCTTCGAGGCCATCCATACCGGCCGGGCCACGCCGGAGGTGCTCGCGCTGCGCTACCTGGAGACCCTCCAGGAGCTGGGCAAGGGCGACAACAAGATGTTCGTCCCCTACGAGGCCACCACCGCGCTGGGCTCCATCGCCATGCTGAAGGAGGTTTTCGCCAACGAGGCCCCGGCCACCGCGCCGGAGGCGCCCCGGCTCCCCGCCCCCCGCCCGCCGTCCGCCGCCGCGCTGAGCGCCCAGGCCCTGGCCCGCAACGCGGCCGCGAACGCCACCCTCCCGGCCACCCGCCGGGTGCAGCCGCCGCCGTCGGACGAGTAG
- a CDS encoding CARDB domain-containing protein, producing MSRRTPPWRHSCLFITGALALTGCTDGSVQEEAPALQQQAAVLTPGPDLRVTEIQAPDSAKVGQSVPVTVKVCNTGDQSVYTGITLQVYLSTTPTQQVPGPGSPPPPTSQSTVGQVTLGSAYAGQCVTQPLNIQINPPTSFTGSGPLYLGASIDTQNVVPESDETNNGFVKGPMGVGLRPDLVVTRVDAPPSLVPNQGFSATATVCNVGTDASSGGFVDLYLSTVNGLTMPSPSGPPPTSQSMLGGAPLSSLAAGQCRTVPFTAYAQPPPAATPGAPLYLGAIVDGATQVVELREDNNAFVQGRVGVGYGPDLTVRAVTGPASVRQGDPLQAKVTVCNTGTTASTQSNVMVLLSTVPSLAAPGPGPRPVTEAPVGNFSVPSLATGQCTTGTVQGSATPPPMSPPEQPLYLGAVVDLSNQVVELREDNNTRADTLVGVGSRPDLTVVALDVPTNAPSSGPFTVSAKVCNVGTTRSTDVPVELYVTNEPSLALMSGPPPMSVMPMGMATVPALEPRECVTRLVNGTAGVPVGTPMPNPTLYVGAIVDPRAAILELREDNNVSALSRFGLGSGPDLVVRTLTAPSSIKSSTSFWTDVKVCNEGNGFAPASTVGLFLSTTPTVTLPPQGPPPPSQMQVGTVDVSSLSPGACALYAKTVYAALPPEAAPTQPLYLVAHADVNQQQVELREDNNPRVAGPITVGNGPDLVVTDVTGPASAIPGGSLTLTVTVCNVGTDAAGPSQVMGVLSQEETLSTQFPPPPYSESPVGVASLPPLAVGQCVSTPVSGSASTAPSADPNTPRLLGARVDTSNQVVELREDNNTRVTSRIVVANGPDLVVRSVTAPTGLPQYSAFTAQVQVCNEGNMSLYGSVPLDLVISTETTLYTPGQGQPPYTQVQMPVGGVMVSSLAVGQCTTLPVQGSLVRPPAAMSGQPLYLGALVDAPNALLEVREDNNALTMATSIGQAQ from the coding sequence ATGTCTCGGCGTACGCCGCCATGGCGGCATTCGTGTCTCTTCATCACGGGCGCGCTCGCGCTCACCGGTTGCACGGACGGTTCCGTGCAAGAGGAAGCGCCCGCGCTCCAGCAGCAGGCCGCGGTGCTCACCCCCGGACCGGACCTGCGCGTCACGGAGATTCAGGCCCCGGACAGCGCGAAGGTCGGGCAGAGCGTCCCCGTCACGGTGAAGGTCTGCAACACCGGGGACCAGAGCGTGTACACCGGCATCACCCTCCAGGTGTACCTGTCCACCACACCCACGCAGCAGGTGCCCGGGCCGGGTTCGCCGCCGCCCCCCACCAGCCAGAGCACCGTGGGCCAGGTGACCCTGGGCTCCGCGTACGCGGGCCAGTGCGTCACCCAGCCCCTGAACATCCAGATCAACCCGCCCACCAGCTTCACCGGCAGCGGCCCCCTCTACCTGGGGGCCAGCATCGACACCCAGAACGTGGTGCCGGAGTCGGATGAGACCAACAACGGCTTCGTGAAGGGTCCCATGGGCGTGGGCCTCCGGCCGGACCTGGTGGTCACCCGGGTGGACGCGCCGCCCAGCCTGGTGCCGAACCAGGGCTTCAGCGCCACCGCGACGGTGTGCAACGTGGGCACGGACGCCAGCTCCGGCGGCTTCGTGGACCTGTACCTGTCCACGGTGAACGGGCTGACGATGCCGTCGCCGTCCGGCCCGCCCCCCACCTCGCAGTCCATGCTTGGCGGCGCGCCCTTGAGCAGCCTGGCCGCGGGCCAGTGCCGCACGGTCCCGTTCACCGCCTACGCCCAGCCGCCTCCCGCCGCGACGCCCGGCGCGCCGCTGTACCTGGGCGCCATCGTGGACGGGGCGACCCAGGTGGTGGAGCTGCGCGAGGACAACAACGCGTTCGTGCAGGGCCGCGTGGGCGTGGGCTACGGACCGGACCTCACCGTCCGCGCCGTGACGGGCCCCGCGAGCGTGCGCCAGGGCGACCCCCTCCAGGCGAAGGTGACGGTGTGCAACACGGGCACCACGGCGTCCACCCAGAGCAACGTGATGGTGCTCCTGTCCACGGTGCCGTCGCTGGCGGCCCCAGGGCCGGGTCCCCGCCCCGTCACGGAGGCGCCGGTGGGGAACTTCAGCGTGCCCTCGCTGGCGACCGGCCAGTGCACCACCGGCACGGTGCAGGGCTCCGCCACCCCTCCGCCCATGAGTCCTCCCGAGCAGCCCCTGTACCTGGGCGCCGTCGTGGACCTGTCCAACCAGGTGGTGGAGCTGCGCGAGGACAACAACACGCGCGCGGACACGCTCGTGGGCGTGGGCTCGCGGCCCGACCTCACCGTCGTCGCGCTGGACGTCCCCACCAACGCGCCGTCCTCGGGGCCGTTCACGGTGTCCGCGAAGGTCTGCAACGTGGGCACGACGCGGTCCACCGACGTGCCGGTGGAGCTGTACGTCACGAATGAGCCCTCGCTGGCCCTCATGTCCGGGCCGCCCCCCATGTCCGTCATGCCGATGGGCATGGCCACCGTCCCGGCGCTGGAGCCGCGCGAGTGCGTCACCCGGCTGGTGAACGGCACCGCGGGCGTGCCCGTCGGGACGCCCATGCCGAACCCGACCCTCTACGTGGGCGCCATCGTGGACCCGCGCGCGGCCATCCTCGAGCTGCGCGAGGACAACAACGTGTCCGCGCTGTCCCGCTTCGGGCTGGGCTCCGGCCCGGACCTCGTCGTGCGCACGCTGACGGCGCCCTCGAGCATCAAGTCCAGCACCTCGTTCTGGACGGACGTGAAGGTCTGCAACGAGGGCAACGGATTCGCACCGGCCTCGACGGTGGGCCTCTTCCTGTCCACCACACCCACCGTGACGCTGCCCCCGCAGGGCCCGCCGCCGCCGTCCCAGATGCAGGTGGGCACGGTGGACGTGTCGTCGCTGTCGCCGGGCGCCTGCGCGCTGTACGCGAAGACGGTGTACGCCGCCCTCCCGCCGGAGGCCGCGCCGACGCAGCCGCTGTACCTGGTGGCCCATGCGGACGTGAACCAGCAGCAGGTGGAGCTGCGCGAGGACAACAACCCGCGCGTCGCCGGCCCCATCACCGTGGGCAATGGCCCGGACCTCGTGGTGACGGACGTCACCGGCCCCGCCAGCGCCATCCCCGGCGGTTCCCTCACCCTCACCGTGACGGTCTGCAACGTGGGCACCGATGCGGCGGGGCCCTCGCAGGTGATGGGCGTCCTGAGCCAGGAGGAGACGCTGTCCACGCAGTTCCCGCCTCCGCCGTATTCGGAGTCCCCCGTCGGCGTGGCCTCCCTGCCTCCGCTCGCCGTGGGCCAGTGCGTGTCCACGCCCGTGAGCGGCTCCGCGTCCACGGCGCCCAGCGCGGACCCCAACACGCCCCGCCTCCTGGGGGCTCGCGTGGACACCTCCAACCAGGTGGTGGAGCTGCGCGAGGACAACAACACCCGCGTGACGTCGCGCATCGTCGTGGCCAACGGCCCGGACCTGGTGGTCCGCTCGGTGACGGCGCCCACGGGCCTGCCGCAGTACAGCGCCTTCACCGCGCAGGTGCAGGTGTGCAACGAGGGCAACATGTCCCTGTACGGCTCCGTGCCGCTGGACCTGGTCATCTCCACGGAGACGACCCTCTACACGCCCGGGCAGGGCCAGCCTCCGTACACCCAGGTCCAGATGCCCGTGGGCGGCGTCATGGTGTCCTCGCTGGCCGTGGGCCAGTGCACCACGCTGCCGGTGCAGGGCTCCCTGGTCCGGCCCCCCGCGGCCATGTCCGGACAGCCCCTCTACCTGGGCGCCCTCGTCGACGCGCCGAACGCGCTGCTGGAGGTGCGTGAGGACAACAACGCGCTGACGATGGCCACGTCCATCGGCCAGGCGCAGTAA
- a CDS encoding ATP-binding cassette domain-containing protein: MPSSSSSVRAHRVCFSFTDAVPVLTDVEFHLPAGWTGLVGPNGAGKSTLLRLLSGELTPTSGQLQFEPESPLVCLCPQGVEVLTPDITAFADAWDALARRLQGQLGLDVTALERWPTLSPGERKRWQVGAALAREPDVLLLDEPTNHLDAEARAWLVAALRRFRGVGVVVSHDRELLETLTQATLRVHGGEAHLYPGAYSAAKGHWEAERESEVAAHQQSKAERDRAAQLLDKARREHQGATLSRSTGRRMRNKYDSDARGLGPSTLASWAESRLGHQVTVKRRELERAEASVGTFTVDKTVGRSVFVDYVRSPNPFLFTFDTPGLKAGDVEVLGPTRLDVDREARIRIEGPNGAGKTTLLKALLEQSRVPREKLLYLPQDLGEEETGAMLEAVRELPPEERGRVMSLVAALGVDPHRLLASGQPSPGEARKLAIARGLGQHAWALVLDEPTNHLDLPSIERLEAALRDYPGALLLVTHDAPFARACTTTRWLVANGRVEVE; this comes from the coding sequence ATGCCCTCGTCCTCGTCCTCCGTGCGCGCGCACCGCGTCTGCTTTTCCTTCACTGATGCCGTCCCCGTCCTCACCGACGTGGAGTTCCACCTCCCCGCGGGCTGGACGGGCCTCGTCGGCCCCAACGGCGCGGGCAAGTCCACCCTGCTGCGCCTCCTGTCCGGGGAGCTGACGCCCACGTCGGGGCAGCTCCAGTTCGAGCCGGAGTCGCCGCTCGTGTGCCTGTGTCCGCAGGGCGTGGAGGTGCTCACGCCCGACATCACCGCGTTCGCGGACGCCTGGGACGCGCTGGCGCGCAGGCTCCAGGGCCAGCTGGGCCTGGACGTCACCGCGCTGGAGCGCTGGCCCACGCTGTCCCCGGGAGAGCGCAAGCGCTGGCAGGTGGGCGCGGCGCTCGCCCGCGAGCCGGACGTGCTCCTGCTGGATGAGCCCACCAACCACCTGGACGCGGAGGCAAGAGCGTGGCTGGTGGCCGCGCTGCGCCGCTTCCGAGGCGTGGGCGTCGTCGTGTCCCACGACCGTGAGCTGCTGGAGACGCTCACCCAGGCCACGCTGCGCGTGCACGGCGGCGAGGCGCACCTGTACCCGGGGGCCTACTCCGCCGCGAAGGGCCACTGGGAGGCGGAGCGCGAGTCCGAGGTCGCCGCCCACCAGCAGTCCAAGGCGGAGCGGGACCGGGCCGCGCAGCTGTTGGACAAGGCCCGGCGCGAACACCAGGGCGCCACCCTGTCGCGCAGCACCGGCCGGCGGATGCGCAACAAGTACGACAGCGACGCGCGCGGCCTGGGCCCCTCCACGCTCGCGAGCTGGGCCGAGTCCCGGCTGGGCCACCAGGTCACCGTGAAGCGCCGGGAGCTGGAGCGCGCCGAGGCCTCCGTGGGCACCTTCACCGTGGACAAGACGGTGGGCCGCTCCGTGTTCGTGGACTACGTGCGCTCGCCCAACCCGTTCCTCTTCACGTTCGACACGCCGGGGCTGAAGGCCGGCGACGTGGAGGTGCTGGGCCCCACCCGCCTGGACGTGGACCGCGAGGCGCGCATCCGCATCGAGGGACCCAACGGCGCCGGCAAGACGACGCTCCTCAAGGCCCTGCTGGAGCAGTCGCGCGTGCCCCGCGAGAAGCTCCTGTACCTGCCGCAGGACCTGGGCGAGGAGGAGACGGGCGCCATGCTGGAGGCGGTGCGGGAGCTGCCCCCGGAGGAGCGCGGCCGGGTGATGTCCCTGGTGGCGGCGCTGGGCGTGGACCCGCACCGGCTGCTCGCGTCCGGACAGCCGTCGCCCGGCGAGGCGCGCAAGCTGGCCATCGCGCGCGGCCTGGGCCAGCACGCCTGGGCCCTGGTGCTGGACGAACCCACCAACCACCTGGACCTGCCGTCCATCGAGCGGCTGGAGGCGGCGCTGCGCGACTACCCGGGCGCGCTGCTGCTCGTCACCCATGACGCGCCCTTCGCCCGCGCGTGCACCACCACGCGGTGGCTCGTCGCGAACGGACGCGTGGAAGTCGAATGA